The following proteins come from a genomic window of Rutidosis leptorrhynchoides isolate AG116_Rl617_1_P2 chromosome 10, CSIRO_AGI_Rlap_v1, whole genome shotgun sequence:
- the LOC139872971 gene encoding flavonol sulfotransferase-like: MDDEMLETFPQHTCTWLKGTLTLYKYQNYWTTKHFLEGGILAQQNFKAEPTDIFLCSCPKTGTTWLKALAFAIVTRNKFNKSTTPLLTSSPHDCVPFIEKSFFIDGNKPKDSNFPLVATHLPYLSLPESVISSNCKIVYIYRNTKDAIVSHYHFLRKAFEVSQEDAPFDMAFDEFCQGISAYGPYWDHILGYWKAKLERPENVLILKYEDMKSDIITYVKKLAEFMGYPFSIEEDKKGVVDDIIKLCSFENLCNLDVNKTGRSKFCSEVENRLFLRKAKDGDWEKYFTDEMKEKIDKLMDEKLSGTGLVLK, translated from the coding sequence ATGGATGatgaaatgttggaaacatttcctCAACACACTTGTACCTGGTTGAAAGGCACCTTGACCTTGTACAAGTATCAAAACTATTGGACTACTAAACATTTTCTTGAGGGAGGAATCTTGGCTCAACAAAACTTCAAGGCTGAGCCGACCGACATATTTCTATGTAGTTGTCCCAAAACCGGCACAACTTGGCTAAAGGCCTTGGCTTTCGCTATCGTAACGCGCAACAAATTCAACAAATCCACCACTCCTTTACTCACATCCTCACCTCATGATTGTGTCCCTTTTATAGAAAAAAGTTTTTTTATAGACGGAAACAAACCGAAAGATTCGAACTTCCCACTTGTAGCCACTCACCTTCCTTACCTTTCATTACCCGAATCGGTCATATCTTCAAACTGCAAGATTGTTTACATATATCGAAACACAAAAGACGCCATTGTTTCACATTACCATTTTCTAAGAAAAGCATTCGAGGTATCTCAAGAAGACGCGCCATTCGACATGGCATTTGATGAGTTTTGTCAAGGCATTTCAGCTTACGGACCGTATTGGGATCATATATTGGGATATTGGAAGGCAAAGTTGGAAAGGCCAGAAAATGTTCTCATACTAAAATATGAAGACATGAAAAGCGACATAATAACGTATGTGAAGAAGCTAGCCGAGTTCATGGGATACCCTTTTTCGATCGAAGAAGATAAAAAGGGTGTTGTTGATGACATCATCAAGCTTTGTAGTTTTGAGAATTTGTGCAATTTAGATGTAAACAAAACGGGAAGGTCGAAATTTTGTTCTGAGGTGGAAAACCGGCTTTTTCTAAGGAAGGCTAAAGATGGAGACTGGGAGAAGTACTTCACCGATGagatgaaagaaaagattgataaaTTGATGGATGAAAAACTTAGTGGCACTGGATTAGTTCTAAAATGA